A single genomic interval of Flavihumibacter rivuli harbors:
- a CDS encoding xanthine dehydrogenase family protein molybdopterin-binding subunit: MEKANKQLSRRNFLRLSSLTGASLTIGFYFPAVAKDAATILTADGALEKGIELTAWISIDKKGLVTLLSHRAEMGQGAFQAVPQMIAEELEVDLNKVRIEFAPGDQGKYGSQITGGSSSVRNGYKMLLKTGATAREMLVAAAAAKWQASAADCYAEDGHVIHRPSGKKLNYGELVEDAAKLTPPSNVKLKERKQYKVIGKALARQDNPVKVNGKAEFGIDKRVPGMLFASVERSPKFHGKVKSFDDRAARAVKGVKDVFKVEMPVFSFTREGIAVVAESTWAAMQARKLLKIEWDNSAFEHLDTTTLYNRMKEDLNKPGNAQRALGNAAAAIAKADKKVEAVYETPYESHSAMEPLNCTAWFQDDKVEVWGPIQAPDWIQSDLSTRLNMPAEKVRVNMTFLGGGFGRKAFTDYTYEAVAISKVIKAPVQVVWTREDDMTQGPFRPGIVYGCSAGLDKGGHIRGFNIKLAGQNMDLQNSPNPDKTDYNRSTTEGLVEKYLETIPHYHFSDIPTTSPIPVMWWRSVYSSTNVFAFESFMDELAQTVGKDPIQFRMEHLPWEEERVKTLLNTLKEKTGWDKRGKNEGWGMAVSDCFASLTAQAVKVSRREDGGVKIDKVITVIDCGWYVNPDIIRAQVEGAIVMGLGAAVTHETTFRDGQAVETNFHQYRMPRINEMPVLETHIMENDEKPGGVGEPGLPGVAPALCNAIFDLTGKRIRKLPFKLNEV, from the coding sequence GACCCTGCTCAGCCATCGTGCTGAAATGGGACAGGGTGCCTTCCAGGCGGTGCCGCAGATGATCGCAGAAGAACTGGAAGTTGACCTCAATAAGGTAAGGATAGAATTCGCACCCGGCGACCAGGGTAAATATGGCAGCCAGATCACCGGCGGTAGTTCCTCTGTCCGTAATGGCTACAAGATGCTGCTCAAAACCGGGGCTACAGCAAGGGAAATGCTGGTTGCCGCTGCAGCAGCAAAATGGCAGGCCAGTGCAGCAGATTGCTATGCAGAAGACGGCCATGTCATCCATCGCCCCAGTGGAAAGAAACTGAACTATGGTGAGTTGGTGGAAGATGCGGCCAAACTTACACCACCATCCAATGTAAAGCTCAAGGAGCGTAAGCAATATAAAGTTATCGGCAAGGCTTTGGCCAGGCAGGACAATCCAGTTAAGGTGAACGGCAAGGCAGAATTTGGCATTGACAAGCGGGTTCCCGGCATGCTCTTCGCTTCGGTAGAACGCAGCCCCAAGTTCCATGGCAAGGTGAAAAGCTTTGATGACAGGGCAGCACGTGCGGTGAAAGGGGTTAAGGATGTATTCAAGGTAGAAATGCCTGTATTCTCCTTTACCCGTGAAGGCATTGCCGTGGTGGCAGAATCTACCTGGGCTGCCATGCAGGCAAGAAAGCTCCTTAAAATAGAATGGGACAACTCAGCATTCGAACACCTTGATACAACGACCTTGTATAACCGAATGAAGGAGGACCTGAACAAACCAGGCAATGCCCAGCGCGCACTGGGAAATGCTGCCGCAGCCATTGCGAAGGCAGACAAGAAAGTAGAAGCTGTGTACGAAACTCCCTACGAATCACATAGCGCCATGGAACCGCTCAACTGTACCGCCTGGTTCCAGGATGATAAGGTTGAGGTTTGGGGTCCCATCCAGGCTCCCGACTGGATCCAGTCTGACCTGTCGACCAGGCTGAATATGCCGGCCGAGAAGGTGAGGGTGAATATGACCTTCCTGGGTGGTGGTTTTGGCCGTAAGGCATTTACAGACTATACCTACGAAGCTGTTGCCATTTCAAAGGTGATAAAGGCGCCTGTTCAGGTGGTATGGACCAGGGAGGATGATATGACCCAGGGGCCGTTCCGCCCGGGAATCGTTTACGGCTGCAGTGCAGGCCTGGACAAGGGTGGGCATATCAGGGGATTCAATATCAAGCTGGCAGGCCAGAACATGGACCTCCAGAACTCTCCCAATCCTGATAAGACAGATTACAACCGCAGTACAACGGAAGGGCTTGTAGAAAAATATCTGGAGACCATTCCCCATTATCATTTTTCCGATATACCTACCACCTCACCTATTCCGGTAATGTGGTGGAGGTCGGTTTATTCCTCTACCAATGTATTCGCTTTCGAAAGCTTTATGGATGAACTGGCACAAACTGTTGGCAAGGACCCCATCCAGTTCAGGATGGAACACTTGCCCTGGGAGGAAGAGCGGGTAAAGACCCTGCTGAATACGCTTAAGGAAAAGACAGGCTGGGATAAGCGTGGTAAGAACGAAGGCTGGGGTATGGCCGTATCTGATTGCTTCGCAAGTTTAACAGCACAGGCCGTAAAGGTTTCCAGGAGGGAAGATGGAGGGGTAAAGATCGACAAGGTGATCACCGTGATCGATTGTGGCTGGTATGTGAACCCCGATATCATCAGGGCTCAGGTAGAAGGTGCTATTGTCATGGGACTTGGCGCAGCTGTAACCCACGAAACAACTTTCAGGGATGGCCAGGCAGTGGAGACCAACTTCCATCAGTACCGCATGCCCAGGATCAATGAGATGCCCGTTTTGGAGACCCATATCATGGAGAACGACGAGAAACCCGGTGGTGTTGGGGAACCAGGATTACCCGGTGTGGCACCTGCACTTTGCAATGCCATCTTCGACCTAACAGGGAAGCGTATCCGAAAACTTCCCTTCAAACTGAATGAGGTATAA
- a CDS encoding c-type cytochrome, which yields MKIIRTLFVAVLAIAVWTAQSQADPKTQSIKRGKEVYANNCQSCHLENGEGVEGLNPPLAKSDYLMKNPKKAVDIILRGQNEEIMVNGKKYSVMMPEQSYLSDTEIADVVNYISNSWGNKWKSAIKPEEVKERRKHTVE from the coding sequence ATGAAGATCATCCGGACACTATTTGTTGCTGTATTGGCCATAGCTGTTTGGACAGCACAATCCCAGGCCGATCCCAAGACCCAAAGCATCAAGCGGGGCAAGGAAGTCTATGCCAATAATTGCCAGAGCTGCCACCTTGAGAACGGTGAAGGGGTGGAAGGACTGAATCCGCCACTGGCCAAGTCAGATTACCTGATGAAGAATCCTAAAAAGGCAGTAGATATCATTCTGCGTGGACAGAATGAAGAGATTATGGTGAATGGGAAGAAATATAGTGTGATGATGCCGGAACAGTCCTATTTATCGGATACAGAGATCGCTGATGTAGTCAACTATATCTCCAATTCCTGGGGCAATAAATGGAAATCGGCCATCAAGCCGGAAGAAGTGAAGGAGAGAAGAAAACATACTGTTGAATAA
- a CDS encoding FAD-binding and (Fe-S)-binding domain-containing protein — MKELLQQLADTLEGDLFFDTTIRTLYATDASAYREMPLAVAIPRTTADIKKLIAFALEHKTSLIPRTAGTSLAGQVVGDGIVVDVSKHFTGILELNTEEKWVRVQPGVIRDELNMFLKPHGLYFGPETSTANRAMIGGMVGNNSCGSNSVVYRSTREHLLEVKALLSDGSEATFGAVDLDSFHAKCEGDTLEANIYRTVRSLLGNYETQAEIRREFPKPSIERRNTGYAVDLLIEMAPFTAGGPDFNFCSLIAGSEGTLAFITEIKLNVVPLPPKEVGLLCVHFNTIDESLRANLIALKYGPSASELIDHYILECTKDNIEQRKNRFFVQGDPGAILVVEFTRESREEIESIAKMVEAEMREEGLGYHFPLLFGPDTKKIWTLRKAGLGLLGNLPGDEKAVPVIEDTAVDVRDLPAYIRDFNEILQKHGLYSVHYAHAGSGELHLRPIINLKTEEGNRLFRVIAEEIATLVKKYQGSLSGEHGDGRLRGEFIRQMVGEKNYQLLKQVKNAWDPHHIFNPNKIVDTPPMNTMLRYTPGQQTPAFKTVFRFHNQDILQHAEQCNGSGDCRKTHLSGGTMCPSYMATRNEKDTTRARANILREFLTHSDKLNRFDHKEIYEVMDLCLSCKGCKSECPSNVDMAKLKAEFLQHYYDANGVPIRSRLIAGFSRSAKLGAIAPGMYNFMMTNPVISRMVKKTVGFAPERSMPTLSPTTLEKWFANYRRKNAAPGSGRKVYLFCDEFTNFNDAEIGSKAVMLLEKLGYEVVIPKHEESGRAWLSKGLLRDAQQIANKNIALLKDIITDESPLLGVEPSAILTFRDEYVDLASDDLLEAARRLAKRSFMVDEFLAKEMAEGKISKDLFTREKRSIQLHGHCQQKAMSSVAPSVTLLSFPENYNVTTIPSGCCGMAGSFGYEAEHYDLSMKIGELVLFPTVRRQPEEVIIAAPGTSCRHQIKDGTGKKALHPVEVLYEALVNK; from the coding sequence ATGAAGGAACTGTTGCAGCAACTGGCCGATACCCTCGAGGGTGATTTATTTTTTGATACCACCATTAGGACCCTATATGCGACGGATGCCTCTGCATACAGGGAGATGCCACTGGCCGTTGCCATTCCCCGCACAACAGCAGATATTAAGAAGTTAATTGCCTTTGCACTTGAGCATAAAACCTCACTGATCCCCAGGACTGCGGGCACTTCGCTGGCAGGACAGGTGGTAGGGGATGGTATTGTAGTGGATGTGTCCAAGCACTTCACCGGGATACTCGAATTGAATACGGAGGAAAAATGGGTGAGGGTGCAGCCTGGTGTGATCCGTGACGAACTGAATATGTTCCTCAAGCCTCACGGGTTGTATTTCGGGCCTGAGACCTCCACAGCCAATCGCGCTATGATCGGCGGGATGGTGGGTAATAATTCCTGTGGGTCCAACTCTGTCGTGTACAGGAGTACAAGGGAGCACCTGCTCGAAGTGAAAGCTTTATTGAGTGATGGTTCTGAAGCCACCTTCGGAGCCGTTGACCTGGATAGTTTCCATGCCAAATGCGAAGGGGATACCCTCGAAGCCAATATTTACCGTACAGTCAGGAGCCTCCTGGGCAATTACGAAACCCAGGCAGAGATCAGGCGCGAGTTTCCCAAGCCCAGCATAGAAAGAAGGAATACTGGTTATGCAGTTGACCTGTTGATCGAGATGGCGCCATTCACAGCAGGTGGGCCAGATTTCAATTTCTGTTCACTGATCGCCGGTTCCGAAGGAACACTGGCCTTCATAACTGAGATCAAACTGAACGTAGTTCCCCTTCCTCCAAAGGAAGTGGGTTTGCTTTGCGTTCATTTCAATACCATCGACGAATCCCTGCGTGCCAACCTCATTGCGTTGAAGTATGGCCCCAGTGCAAGTGAACTGATCGACCACTATATCCTTGAATGTACCAAGGACAATATTGAACAACGGAAGAACCGCTTCTTTGTACAGGGCGATCCGGGTGCCATCCTGGTGGTGGAGTTTACCCGTGAAAGCAGGGAAGAGATCGAGTCGATCGCCAAAATGGTGGAGGCTGAAATGCGGGAGGAAGGCTTGGGTTATCATTTCCCCTTATTGTTTGGCCCAGATACCAAGAAGATATGGACCCTGAGAAAGGCCGGCCTGGGTTTGCTTGGCAACCTTCCCGGTGATGAAAAGGCCGTACCTGTTATTGAAGATACTGCAGTTGATGTGCGGGACCTGCCTGCCTATATCAGGGATTTCAATGAGATACTGCAGAAGCATGGATTGTACTCCGTACATTATGCCCATGCCGGCTCAGGAGAGTTACACCTCAGGCCCATCATCAACTTGAAGACAGAAGAAGGCAATCGCCTGTTCAGGGTGATAGCGGAAGAGATCGCCACCCTGGTCAAGAAATACCAGGGGTCTTTGAGTGGTGAGCATGGTGATGGCAGGCTGAGGGGTGAATTCATCAGGCAGATGGTGGGAGAGAAGAATTACCAGTTGCTGAAGCAGGTCAAGAATGCCTGGGACCCCCATCATATCTTCAACCCCAACAAGATCGTTGATACGCCGCCCATGAACACCATGTTGCGGTATACCCCTGGCCAGCAAACGCCAGCCTTCAAAACGGTCTTTCGTTTTCATAACCAGGATATCCTCCAGCATGCAGAGCAATGCAATGGATCGGGTGATTGCCGCAAAACACATTTGTCGGGGGGCACCATGTGTCCTTCATATATGGCTACCCGTAATGAAAAGGATACTACCCGTGCAAGGGCCAATATCCTTCGTGAGTTCCTGACACATTCCGACAAACTGAACCGTTTTGACCATAAGGAGATCTATGAAGTGATGGATCTCTGCCTGAGTTGTAAGGGTTGTAAGAGCGAATGCCCGAGTAATGTGGATATGGCCAAACTGAAGGCAGAGTTCCTGCAGCATTATTATGATGCCAATGGCGTTCCCATTAGATCCAGGCTGATCGCGGGTTTCAGCCGTTCGGCAAAATTGGGTGCCATCGCCCCGGGTATGTATAATTTTATGATGACCAACCCGGTGATCAGCAGGATGGTGAAAAAAACCGTTGGCTTTGCCCCGGAAAGGTCCATGCCAACCTTATCGCCCACAACCCTTGAAAAATGGTTTGCCAATTACAGGCGCAAGAATGCTGCACCCGGGAGTGGAAGGAAAGTATACCTGTTCTGCGATGAGTTCACCAACTTCAATGACGCGGAGATCGGCAGCAAAGCAGTGATGCTTTTGGAGAAACTGGGTTATGAGGTGGTGATCCCGAAGCATGAGGAAAGTGGTCGTGCCTGGCTGTCAAAGGGGTTGCTCAGGGATGCGCAGCAGATCGCCAATAAGAATATTGCACTGTTGAAGGATATCATTACAGATGAGTCACCCCTGTTAGGCGTTGAGCCTTCAGCTATCCTGACCTTCAGGGATGAATATGTTGACCTGGCCAGCGATGACCTTCTCGAAGCGGCTAGGCGGCTGGCAAAACGGTCTTTCATGGTAGATGAATTCCTGGCGAAGGAGATGGCTGAAGGGAAGATCAGTAAGGACCTCTTCACCAGGGAGAAGCGTTCCATCCAGTTGCATGGTCATTGCCAGCAGAAGGCCATGTCATCAGTAGCGCCATCGGTAACCCTGCTTTCCTTCCCTGAGAATTACAATGTGACAACCATCCCATCAGGGTGTTGCGGTATGGCCGGATCCTTTGGTTACGAAGCGGAACACTATGACCTGTCGATGAAGATCGGGGAGTTGGTGTTGTTCCCAACTGTACGCAGGCAGCCGGAAGAAGTGATCATTGCAGCGCCCGGAACCAGTTGCCGCCACCAGATCAAGGACGGTACAGGAAAGAAGGCCTTGCACCCGGTAGAGGTGTTGTACGAAGCGCTGGTCAATAAATAA